In bacterium, a single genomic region encodes these proteins:
- the coaD gene encoding pantetheine-phosphate adenylyltransferase codes for MRIGIYPGSFDPITLGHMDIIRRGLKLVDHLIIAVAKSPSKRTTFGPQERRDMIHESLAEMGLDLEVDLFEGLLVDYARRRGAVVIFRGLRAVSDFEFEFQMALMNKKLDPEIEVVFMAPEQEYIYLSSSLVREVASLGGQVSDLVTECVARKLYGRFQSDRR; via the coding sequence GTGAGGATCGGCATCTACCCCGGATCGTTCGACCCGATCACCCTCGGCCACATGGACATCATCCGCCGGGGCCTCAAGCTGGTCGACCACCTGATAATCGCCGTGGCCAAGTCACCGAGCAAGCGCACCACATTCGGCCCCCAGGAGCGCCGGGACATGATCCACGAGTCCCTGGCCGAAATGGGCCTCGACCTGGAGGTGGATCTGTTCGAGGGGCTGCTGGTCGACTATGCCCGACGGCGCGGCGCGGTGGTCATTTTCCGTGGCCTGCGCGCGGTCTCCGATTTCGAGTTCGAGTTCCAGATGGCCCTGATGAACAAGAAACTCGACCCGGAGATAGAGGTGGTTTTCATGGCCCCCGAGCAGGAGTACATCTACCTCAGCTCCAGCCTGGTGCGGGAGGTGGCCTCCCTGGGCGGTCAGGTCTCGGACCTGGTGACCGAATGCGTGGCCCGCAAGCTTTACGGGCGTTTTCAGTCCGACCGGCGATGA
- a CDS encoding ribosome maturation factor RimP: MELEEQLAEACAPALAAAGLELVLVEVAGLPRRRTVRLYIDKPEGVDVEDCARASRLVDPLIEAAGVLTVSWVLEVSSPGLERPLVKAADYERFTGRKARLKLKRPLLENRRNLTGTLLGLDGQGRARVQLEGSEEVQVELENVARANLIYEWK, translated from the coding sequence ATGGAGCTGGAGGAACAACTGGCCGAGGCCTGCGCGCCAGCCCTGGCCGCGGCAGGCCTGGAGCTGGTGCTGGTCGAGGTGGCCGGCCTGCCGCGCCGCCGCACCGTCCGGCTGTATATAGACAAGCCGGAGGGGGTGGACGTGGAGGACTGCGCCCGCGCCAGCCGTCTGGTCGATCCGCTGATCGAGGCCGCGGGGGTCTTGACTGTCTCCTGGGTCCTGGAGGTCTCCTCACCGGGCCTGGAGCGTCCCCTGGTCAAGGCCGCCGATTACGAGCGCTTTACAGGCCGCAAGGCCCGGCTCAAGCTGAAACGCCCGTTGCTGGAGAACCGCCGGAACCTGACCGGCACACTGCTCGGGCTGGATGGGCAGGGACGGGCGCGCGTGCAGTTGGAGGGCTCAGAGGAAGTCCAGGTGGAGCTGGAGAATGTCGCCCGCGCCAACCTGATCTACGAGTGGAAATAA
- the rsmD gene encoding 16S rRNA (guanine(966)-N(2))-methyltransferase RsmD, whose product MRIIAGRFRGRKLQAPAGRVVRPTGDRLKESMFSALGDVCQGAGVLDLFAGSGALGLEALSRGANRVVFVDNSRTSLAALERNITTLQVREQCGVTCAEAVHFLSRESAEWFDLVFADPPYGQGLDRRVLDWWLSGAARPGAVLVLEYPAEAPPQRPDDNLQPLKERAFGAGAYSIYLRPEERTAL is encoded by the coding sequence ATGCGGATTATCGCCGGGCGTTTTCGCGGCCGGAAGCTGCAGGCGCCCGCCGGGCGCGTGGTGCGGCCGACCGGTGACAGGCTTAAGGAGTCGATGTTCTCCGCTCTCGGGGACGTCTGCCAGGGGGCCGGCGTCCTCGATCTTTTTGCGGGCAGCGGGGCGCTGGGCCTGGAGGCCCTGAGCCGCGGGGCGAACCGGGTGGTTTTCGTGGACAATTCGCGCACCTCGCTGGCCGCGCTCGAGCGGAACATCACCACGCTTCAGGTGCGCGAGCAGTGCGGGGTGACCTGCGCCGAGGCGGTGCATTTCCTGTCCCGCGAGAGCGCCGAGTGGTTTGACCTGGTGTTCGCCGACCCGCCCTACGGCCAGGGCCTGGACCGCCGGGTCCTGGACTGGTGGCTGTCCGGCGCGGCCCGTCCCGGCGCGGTGCTGGTCCTGGAGTATCCGGCCGAGGCGCCGCCGCAGCGCCCGGATGACAACCTTCAGCCGCTGAAGGAGCGCGCTTTCGGCGCCGGGGCCTACAGCATCTATCTCCGGCCCGAGGAAAGGACAGCCCTGTGA
- the nusA gene encoding transcription termination factor NusA codes for MINPILDAFGEIAREKSISQIELIEMIEAGLVAAVRKRYGANCEVKVQIEPREGRIRIQVGRHVVETVEDTTAQVALEEAQRIDPKIALEGILWNEVPFSDFGRNAIQAAKQVVIQRIREAERDKIRSEYSGKIGELLSGTIQQVERGNYVVFLNRQTEAIMPMKETNRKDHFKQGDPVRACLIDIRETTKGPQLILSRTHESFLKALFQLEVPEIYQGIIDIRGVVREAGSRAKIAVYSHDDHIDAVGACVGLKGSRVQAVVNELGGERIDIIPFSDEPQEYVRAALNPAKIYRTSINREDGQVNVVIEDDQLSLAIGKNGQNVRLASKLTGWKIELMTKKDFMAQRDEGLAGIFGPKKPASDESAAGEGSEKEPVAVEPSRPEIKLADLFAPKAPAAKAQEPKAPAAKAPEPKAPVAKAPEPKAPMAKAPEPEEEAPEEESVPAVAAAAAVPEQEPEGAGPEEGPAVEQEEPVAEASPAATEEPGAVEEAGEEAGLETGEEEYESGPRRDLEKLGPEQQELIDNLPVEDFPLNLIEAISGNVREKLEEAGYDSFYQLVLADLEELSGVKGIGRKTATRVKEIVDYLVEHYSEEEED; via the coding sequence ATGATTAATCCGATTCTGGATGCCTTCGGCGAGATCGCGCGTGAAAAGAGTATCAGCCAGATCGAGCTGATCGAGATGATCGAGGCCGGGCTGGTGGCCGCGGTGCGCAAGCGCTACGGTGCGAACTGCGAGGTGAAAGTCCAGATCGAGCCCCGCGAGGGTCGGATCCGGATCCAGGTGGGACGCCACGTGGTGGAGACGGTCGAGGACACTACGGCCCAGGTCGCTCTGGAGGAGGCACAGCGGATTGACCCCAAGATCGCCCTGGAGGGAATCCTCTGGAACGAGGTGCCGTTCTCCGATTTCGGCCGCAACGCGATCCAGGCCGCCAAGCAGGTGGTGATCCAGCGCATCCGCGAGGCCGAGCGCGACAAGATCCGCTCCGAGTACTCGGGCAAGATCGGCGAGCTGCTCTCGGGCACGATCCAGCAGGTGGAGCGGGGCAACTATGTTGTGTTCCTGAACCGGCAGACCGAGGCGATCATGCCGATGAAGGAGACCAACCGCAAGGACCATTTCAAGCAGGGCGATCCGGTGCGCGCCTGCCTGATCGATATCCGCGAGACCACCAAGGGTCCGCAGCTCATCCTGAGCCGCACTCATGAGTCGTTCCTCAAGGCCCTGTTCCAGTTGGAGGTGCCCGAGATATACCAGGGCATCATCGACATCCGGGGCGTGGTGCGCGAGGCGGGCAGCCGGGCCAAGATCGCGGTCTACTCGCACGATGACCACATCGACGCCGTGGGGGCCTGCGTGGGCCTCAAGGGCAGCCGGGTCCAGGCCGTGGTCAACGAGCTGGGCGGCGAACGGATCGACATCATCCCGTTCAGCGACGAGCCGCAGGAGTACGTGCGCGCCGCGCTCAATCCGGCCAAGATCTACCGCACCTCGATCAACCGCGAGGACGGCCAGGTGAACGTGGTAATCGAGGATGACCAGCTCTCCCTGGCGATCGGCAAGAACGGCCAGAACGTGCGCCTGGCCTCCAAGCTCACCGGCTGGAAGATCGAGTTGATGACCAAGAAGGATTTCATGGCCCAGCGCGATGAGGGCCTGGCCGGTATCTTCGGGCCCAAGAAGCCCGCGTCGGATGAGTCTGCCGCCGGCGAGGGGTCGGAGAAGGAGCCGGTCGCGGTGGAACCGTCGCGGCCCGAGATCAAGCTGGCGGACCTGTTTGCGCCCAAGGCGCCCGCGGCCAAGGCGCAGGAGCCCAAGGCGCCCGCGGCCAAAGCGCCGGAGCCCAAGGCGCCCGTGGCCAAAGCGCCGGAGCCCAAGGCGCCCATGGCCAAAGCGCCGGAGCCTGAGGAAGAGGCGCCGGAGGAGGAGTCCGTTCCGGCCGTGGCGGCCGCCGCAGCCGTGCCGGAGCAGGAGCCTGAGGGCGCGGGTCCGGAGGAGGGACCGGCCGTGGAGCAGGAGGAGCCGGTTGCCGAGGCGTCGCCTGCGGCGACTGAGGAGCCGGGGGCCGTGGAAGAGGCGGGTGAAGAGGCCGGGTTGGAAACCGGGGAAGAGGAGTATGAGAGCGGTCCGCGGCGCGATCTGGAAAAGCTCGGTCCGGAGCAGCAGGAGTTGATCGATAACCTGCCGGTGGAGGATTTCCCGCTCAACCTGATCGAGGCGATCTCGGGCAACGTCCGCGAGAAGCTGGAGGAGGCCGGTTACGACAGTTTCTACCAGCTCGTGCTGGCCGACCTGGAGGAGCTGTCTGGAGTGAAGGGGATCGGACGCAAGACAGCGACAAGAGTGAAGGAAATTGTGGATTATCTGGTTGAGCATTATTCCGAGGAGGAAGAAGACTGA